A portion of the Streptomyces sp. NBC_00376 genome contains these proteins:
- the thrC gene encoding threonine synthase, translated as MTSKGTHQWRGIIEEYRDRLPVTSTTPVVTLREGGTPLVPAQVLSERTGCEVHLKVEGANPTGSFKDRGMTMAITRAKEEGAKAVICASTGNTSASAAAYAVRAGMVCAVLVPQGKIALGKMGQALVHGARILQVDGNFDDCLTLARSLSDNYPVALVNSVNPVRIEGQKTAAFEIVDALGDAPDIHVLPVGNAGNITAYWKGYKEYAGDGLATHTPRMWGFQASGSAPIVRGEIVKDPSTVATAIRIGNPASWQYALDARDESGGFIDEVTDRQILSAYRLLASQEGVFVEPASAASVAGLLKAAEEGKVDRGQKIVCTVTGNGLKDPDWAVAGAPQPVTVPVDAATAAEKLGLV; from the coding sequence ATGACCAGCAAGGGCACCCACCAGTGGCGCGGCATCATCGAGGAGTACCGGGACCGCCTTCCGGTCACGAGCACGACGCCGGTCGTCACGCTTCGTGAGGGCGGTACGCCGCTCGTACCCGCCCAGGTCCTCTCCGAGCGCACGGGCTGCGAGGTCCACCTCAAGGTCGAGGGCGCCAACCCCACCGGTTCCTTCAAGGACCGCGGCATGACGATGGCCATCACCCGGGCCAAGGAGGAGGGTGCGAAGGCGGTCATCTGCGCCTCCACCGGCAACACCTCCGCCTCCGCCGCCGCGTACGCGGTGCGGGCCGGCATGGTCTGCGCCGTCCTCGTGCCGCAGGGCAAGATCGCGCTCGGCAAGATGGGCCAGGCGCTGGTGCACGGCGCCAGGATCCTCCAGGTCGACGGCAACTTCGACGACTGCCTGACGCTGGCCCGTTCGCTCTCGGACAACTACCCGGTGGCGCTGGTCAATTCGGTCAACCCGGTCCGTATCGAGGGCCAGAAGACCGCCGCGTTCGAGATCGTCGACGCGCTCGGCGACGCCCCGGACATCCACGTCCTCCCCGTCGGCAACGCGGGCAACATCACCGCGTACTGGAAGGGTTACAAGGAGTACGCGGGCGACGGCCTCGCCACGCACACTCCGCGCATGTGGGGCTTCCAGGCCTCCGGCTCCGCGCCCATCGTGCGCGGCGAGATCGTCAAGGACCCGTCGACCGTCGCCACCGCGATCCGGATCGGCAATCCGGCCTCCTGGCAGTACGCGCTGGACGCCCGGGACGAATCGGGCGGTTTCATCGATGAGGTGACGGACCGACAGATTCTGTCCGCCTACCGGCTGTTGGCCTCCCAGGAGGGCGTCTTCGTCGAGCCCGCCTCGGCCGCCTCCGTCGCCGGCCTGCTGAAGGCCGCCGAGGAGGGCAAGGTCGACCGCGGCCAGAAGATCGTCTGCACGGTCACCGGCAACGGCCTCAAGGACCCCGACTGGGCCGTCGCGGGCGCACCGCAGCCGGTCACGGTCCCGGTCGACGCGGCCACCGCCGCCGAGAAGCTGGGCCTGGTCTAG
- a CDS encoding homoserine dehydrogenase, whose product MMRTRPLKVALLGCGVVGSEVARIMTTHADDLAARIGAPVELAGVAVRRPSRVREGIDPALITTDATALVKRGDIDVVIEVIGGIEPARTLITTAFEHGASVVSANKALLAEDGAALHAAAEQHGRDLYYEAAVAGAIPLVRPLRESLAGDKVNRVLGIVNGTTNFILDKMDTSGAGYSEALDEATALGYAEADPTADVEGFDAAAKAAILAGIAFHTRVRIGDVHREGITEVTAADIASARRMGCTVKLLAICERAADGQSVTARVHPAMIPLSHPLASVREAYNAVFVEAEAAGQLMFYGPGAGGSPTASAVLGDLVAVCRNKLNEATGPGESAYTRLPVSPMGDVVTRYHISLDVADKPGVLAQVATVFAEKGVSIDTVRQQGKDGEASLVVVTHRASDAALSATVEALRKLDTVRGVASIMRVEGE is encoded by the coding sequence ATGATGCGTACGCGTCCGCTGAAGGTGGCGCTGCTGGGCTGTGGAGTGGTCGGCTCAGAGGTGGCGCGCATCATGACGACGCACGCCGACGACCTCGCCGCGCGCATCGGCGCGCCGGTCGAGCTCGCCGGTGTCGCCGTGCGCCGGCCCTCCAGGGTGCGCGAGGGCATCGACCCCGCACTGATCACCACCGATGCGACGGCCCTGGTCAAACGGGGCGACATCGACGTCGTCATCGAGGTCATCGGGGGCATCGAGCCCGCCCGTACGCTCATCACCACCGCCTTCGAGCACGGCGCGAGCGTCGTCTCCGCCAACAAGGCGCTGCTGGCCGAGGACGGCGCCGCGCTGCACGCCGCCGCCGAGCAGCACGGCCGGGACCTCTACTACGAGGCCGCCGTGGCCGGTGCCATCCCGCTCGTACGGCCGCTGCGCGAGTCGCTCGCCGGTGACAAGGTCAACCGGGTCCTCGGCATCGTGAACGGCACGACCAACTTCATCCTCGACAAGATGGACACGAGCGGAGCCGGGTACTCCGAGGCGCTCGACGAGGCCACCGCCCTCGGATACGCCGAGGCCGACCCGACCGCCGACGTGGAGGGCTTCGACGCCGCCGCCAAGGCCGCGATCCTCGCCGGCATCGCCTTCCACACCCGGGTGCGGATCGGCGACGTGCACCGCGAGGGCATCACCGAAGTCACCGCCGCCGACATCGCCTCCGCCCGCCGCATGGGCTGCACCGTCAAGCTCCTCGCCATCTGCGAGCGTGCCGCCGACGGGCAGTCGGTCACCGCCCGGGTCCACCCCGCAATGATCCCGCTGAGCCACCCGCTGGCCTCCGTCCGCGAGGCGTACAACGCGGTCTTCGTCGAGGCCGAGGCGGCCGGGCAGCTCATGTTCTACGGCCCCGGCGCCGGTGGCTCGCCGACCGCCTCCGCGGTCCTCGGCGACCTGGTCGCGGTCTGCCGCAACAAGCTCAACGAGGCCACCGGCCCCGGTGAGTCCGCGTACACGCGCCTGCCGGTCAGCCCCATGGGCGACGTGGTCACGCGGTACCACATCAGTCTCGACGTGGCCGACAAGCCTGGCGTGCTCGCCCAGGTCGCGACGGTCTTCGCCGAAAAGGGCGTATCGATCGATACCGTCCGCCAGCAGGGCAAGGATGGCGAGGCGTCCCTCGTCGTCGTCACCCACCGCGCGTCCGACGCCGCCCTCTCGGCGACCGTCGAGGCGCTGCGCAAGCTCGACACCGTGCGCGGTGTCGCCAGCATCATGCGTGTTGAAGGGGAGTAA
- the thrB gene encoding homoserine kinase — protein MAGPAFRAAAVRVRVPATSANLGPGFDAFGLSLGLYDDVVVRVADSGLHIDIAGEGADTLPRDERHLLVRSLRTAFDLLGGQPRGLEIVCANRIPHGRGLGSSSAAICAGIVAARAVTTGGDARLDEAALLELATEIEGHPDNVAACLLGGFTLAWMDGGTARAIRMDPAESIVPVVFVPGKPVLTETARGLLPRTVPHVDAAFNAGRAALLVEAMTRRPELLLTATEDRIHQEYRAPAMPESVELVNRLRADGVPAVISGAGPTVLALAEDGAADKVAQLAGEGWAANRLALDAPGASVLPLAP, from the coding sequence ATGGCCGGTCCCGCTTTCCGAGCCGCCGCCGTCCGGGTGCGCGTCCCCGCGACCAGCGCCAACCTGGGCCCGGGTTTCGACGCCTTCGGCCTGTCGCTGGGGCTGTACGACGACGTCGTCGTCCGCGTCGCCGATTCCGGACTGCACATCGACATCGCGGGTGAGGGTGCGGACACGCTGCCCCGCGACGAGCGCCACCTCCTTGTACGTTCCCTGCGCACGGCCTTCGACCTGCTCGGCGGACAGCCCCGGGGCCTGGAGATCGTCTGCGCCAACCGGATCCCGCACGGACGCGGCCTCGGTTCCTCCTCGGCCGCCATCTGCGCCGGAATCGTCGCCGCCCGCGCCGTGACGACCGGCGGCGACGCCCGGCTCGACGAAGCGGCGCTGCTGGAGCTCGCCACCGAGATCGAGGGCCACCCCGACAACGTCGCGGCATGCCTGCTCGGCGGGTTCACCCTCGCCTGGATGGACGGCGGAACGGCACGCGCGATCAGGATGGATCCCGCAGAATCCATCGTTCCGGTGGTTTTCGTACCGGGCAAGCCGGTCCTCACCGAGACCGCCCGCGGACTGCTCCCGCGCACGGTCCCGCACGTCGACGCCGCCTTCAACGCCGGCCGTGCCGCGCTCCTCGTCGAGGCCATGACCAGGCGCCCCGAGCTGCTGCTCACCGCCACCGAGGACCGGATCCACCAGGAGTACCGCGCCCCGGCGATGCCCGAGAGCGTGGAACTCGTCAACCGACTGCGCGCGGACGGCGTCCCCGCGGTCATCTCCGGTGCCGGGCCGACCGTGCTCGCACTGGCCGAGGACGGTGCGGCCGACAAGGTCGCACAGCTGGCGGGCGAGGGGTGGGCGGCCAATCGCCTCGCTCTCGACGCCCCGGGCGCGAGTGTGCTGCCGCTCGCCCCGTAG
- the lysA gene encoding diaminopimelate decarboxylase codes for MSRSAHPAGPRHADVMTEGHYTAPPADLNALDEKVWARTVTRDEDGAVTVGGIEVTRLAEEFGTPAYFLDESDFRARCRAWADAFGPDADVFYAGKAFLSRAVVRWLQEEGLNLDVCSGGELTCALDAGMPAERIAFHGNNKNVAEIERAVEAGVGRIVLDSFQEIARVAHVAQRLGRRQRVQIRVTVGVEAHTHEFIATAHEDQKFGIALAGGQAAEAVRRALTLDGLELIGIHSHIGSQIFDMAGFEVSARRVVQLLAEVRDEHGVQLPEIDLGGGLGIAYTSEDDPREPHEIAKALGDIVTRECEAAGLATPRISVEPGRAIVGPTAFTLYEVGTIKPLEGLRTYVSVDGGMSDNIRTALYDAEYTVALASRTSDAEPMLVRVVGKHCESGDIVVKDAFLPSDLAPGDLIAVPATGAYCRSMASNYNHALRPPVVAVRDGQARVIVRRETEEDLLRLDVG; via the coding sequence ATGAGCCGATCCGCACACCCCGCCGGGCCCCGTCACGCCGATGTCATGACGGAGGGGCACTACACCGCCCCGCCCGCCGATCTCAACGCCCTGGACGAGAAGGTCTGGGCCCGCACCGTCACCCGCGACGAGGACGGCGCGGTCACCGTCGGGGGCATCGAAGTGACGCGGCTGGCCGAGGAGTTCGGCACCCCCGCCTACTTCCTCGACGAGAGCGACTTCCGGGCCCGCTGCCGCGCCTGGGCCGACGCCTTCGGGCCGGACGCCGACGTGTTCTACGCCGGGAAGGCCTTCCTGTCGCGCGCCGTCGTGCGCTGGCTCCAGGAGGAGGGGCTCAACCTCGACGTCTGCTCCGGCGGTGAGCTGACCTGTGCGCTGGACGCCGGGATGCCGGCCGAGCGCATCGCCTTCCACGGCAACAACAAGAACGTCGCGGAGATCGAGCGGGCCGTCGAGGCCGGCGTCGGGCGGATCGTGCTCGACTCCTTCCAGGAGATCGCCCGGGTCGCGCACGTCGCGCAGCGGCTCGGCAGGCGGCAGCGCGTACAGATCCGGGTGACCGTCGGCGTCGAGGCGCACACCCACGAGTTCATCGCCACCGCGCACGAGGACCAGAAGTTCGGGATCGCGCTGGCCGGGGGACAGGCCGCCGAGGCGGTGCGCCGGGCGCTCACCCTCGACGGCCTGGAGCTCATCGGCATCCACTCGCACATCGGCTCGCAGATCTTCGACATGGCCGGCTTCGAGGTCTCCGCCCGCCGCGTGGTCCAGCTGCTCGCCGAGGTGCGTGACGAGCACGGGGTGCAGCTGCCCGAGATCGACCTCGGCGGCGGGCTCGGCATCGCGTACACCTCCGAGGACGACCCGCGCGAGCCGCACGAGATCGCCAAGGCGCTCGGCGACATCGTGACCCGCGAGTGCGAGGCCGCCGGGCTCGCCACCCCGCGGATCTCCGTCGAGCCGGGGCGCGCCATCGTCGGCCCGACCGCCTTCACGCTGTACGAGGTCGGCACCATCAAGCCCCTGGAGGGTCTGCGTACGTACGTCAGCGTCGACGGCGGCATGTCGGACAACATCCGCACCGCGCTGTACGACGCCGAGTACACCGTCGCGCTCGCCTCGCGCACCTCCGACGCCGAGCCGATGCTCGTCCGCGTCGTCGGAAAGCACTGCGAGAGCGGCGACATCGTGGTCAAGGACGCGTTCCTGCCGTCCGACCTCGCCCCCGGCGATCTGATCGCCGTGCCCGCCACCGGTGCGTACTGCCGTTCCATGGCGAGCAACTACAACCACGCCCTGCGTCCGCCGGTCGTCGCCGTGCGCGACGGACAGGCTCGTGTCATCGTCAGGCGCGAGACGGAGGAAGATCTCCTGCGTCTCGATGTCGGCTGA
- the nrtL gene encoding ArgS-related anticodon-binding protein NrtL has protein sequence MTPADLSRTVLHAVRRAVDEDALRAPVPARVRVERTRPGGRGDYACAVALQLAGPAALPARDVAEILRERVLGAPGIGDVEVTGPGFLNFTLGAGARGLGAVVRSVAERGTAYGHGDALAGTKVSFAPVEEVRARVVTGTVERLLRAQGAEVGERTAGGEALHVLPVPAADRDLFERLGSDAARWSLLRAAPHDRPRGTGSGELLVQRESNPLFRVRYAHARIRALGRNARQLGFGAAYEESVDAPVLGELLADHPGVLAAAARHREPDRVARQLEALAQAFFDLHDSASPLPVGDEKPSAAHRSRLALAEAAGTVLAGGLSLLGVSAPEVL, from the coding sequence GTGACCCCCGCCGATCTCTCCAGGACCGTGCTGCACGCCGTGCGCCGCGCGGTCGACGAGGACGCCCTGCGCGCCCCCGTCCCCGCGCGTGTGCGGGTGGAGCGGACGCGACCCGGCGGGCGTGGGGACTACGCCTGTGCCGTCGCCCTCCAGCTGGCCGGGCCCGCCGCGCTGCCGGCCAGGGACGTGGCCGAGATCCTCCGGGAGCGAGTGCTGGGCGCGCCGGGGATCGGGGACGTCGAGGTCACCGGGCCGGGGTTCTTGAACTTCACGCTGGGAGCCGGGGCGCGCGGCCTCGGCGCGGTGGTGCGGAGCGTCGCCGAGCGCGGTACGGCGTACGGGCACGGGGACGCCCTCGCCGGTACGAAGGTCTCGTTCGCGCCCGTCGAGGAGGTCCGGGCCCGGGTCGTCACCGGGACCGTCGAGCGGCTGCTCCGGGCCCAGGGCGCCGAGGTCGGGGAGCGGACTGCGGGCGGGGAGGCCCTGCACGTGCTGCCGGTGCCGGCCGCCGACCGCGATCTCTTCGAGCGCCTCGGGAGCGACGCCGCGCGGTGGTCGCTGCTGCGGGCCGCTCCGCACGACCGGCCCCGGGGCACCGGGAGCGGTGAGCTGCTCGTACAGCGGGAGAGCAATCCGCTGTTCCGGGTGCGGTACGCGCACGCCCGGATCCGTGCGCTGGGCCGGAACGCCCGGCAGCTCGGGTTCGGTGCGGCGTACGAGGAGAGCGTGGACGCGCCCGTGCTCGGTGAGCTGCTCGCCGACCACCCCGGGGTGCTCGCCGCCGCCGCCCGGCACCGCGAGCCGGACCGGGTCGCCCGGCAGCTGGAAGCCCTCGCGCAGGCATTCTTCGACCTCCACGACAGCGCCTCGCCGCTGCCCGTCGGTGACGAGAAACCCTCGGCCGCCCACCGTTCCCGGCTCGCTCTTGCCGAAGCCGCCGGGACGGTGCTGGCCGGCGGCCTGTCCCTGCTCGGCGTCAGCGCACCCGAAGTCCTCTGA
- a CDS encoding response regulator encodes MLVVDDNKVIRQLIRVNLELEGFEVVTAADGVECLDLVHRVRPDVITLDVVMPRLDGLQTATRLRSDPRTRHLPVAIISACTPYEVDSGVAAGVDAFLAKPFEPTELVRLVRQLMERKDQPSLDGRRSAGAAERAAG; translated from the coding sequence GTGCTTGTTGTCGACGACAACAAGGTCATCCGGCAGTTGATCAGGGTCAACCTCGAGCTTGAGGGCTTCGAGGTCGTGACCGCGGCCGACGGTGTCGAGTGTCTTGATCTGGTGCATCGGGTCCGCCCCGATGTGATCACGCTCGATGTCGTCATGCCCAGGCTGGACGGTCTGCAGACCGCCACCAGACTGCGCTCCGATCCCCGGACCAGACATCTGCCCGTGGCGATCATCAGCGCCTGCACGCCGTACGAGGTGGACAGCGGAGTGGCCGCGGGGGTCGACGCGTTCCTCGCGAAGCCCTTCGAGCCGACCGAGCTGGTGCGGCTCGTGCGGCAGTTGATGGAGCGGAAGGACCAGCCGTCGCTCGACGGCAGACGGAGCGCCGGGGCGGCGGAGCGCGCCGCGGGGTGA